From Bos javanicus breed banteng chromosome 5, ARS-OSU_banteng_1.0, whole genome shotgun sequence, the proteins below share one genomic window:
- the PRPF40B gene encoding pre-mRNA-processing factor 40 homolog B isoform X7, translated as MMPPPGIPPPFPPMGLPPMSQRPPAIPPMPPGLMPPMLPPMGAPPPLTQIPGMVPPMMPGMLMPAVPVTAATAPGADTASSAVAGTGPPRALWSEHVAPDGRIYYYNADDKQSVWEKPSVLKSKAELLLSQCPWKEYKSDTGKPYYYNNQSKESRWTRPKDLDDLEALVKQEAAGKQQQPQALQPQPPQPQPDPPPVPPGPTLLPTGLLEPEPGGSEDCAVSEAAQPLEQGFLQQPEEGPSSSAGQHQPPQQEEEESKPEPERSGLSWSNREKAKQAFKELLRDKAVPSNASWEQAMKMVVTDPRYSALPKLSEKKQAFNAYKAQREKEEKEEARLRAKEAKQTLQHFLEQHERMTSTTRYRRAEQTFGELEVWAVVPERDRKEVYDDVLFFLAKKEKEQAKQLRRRNIQALKSILDGMSSVNFQTTWSQAQQYLMDNPSFAQDHQLQNMDKEDALICFEEHIRALEREEEEERERARLRERRQQRKNREAFQTFLDELHETGQLHSMSTWMELYPAVSTDIRFANMLGQPGSTPLDLFKFYVEELKARFHDEKKIIKDILKDRGFCVEVNTAFEDFAHVISFDKRAAALDAGNIKLTFNSLLEKAEAREREREKEEARRLRRREAAFRSMLRQAVPALELGTAWEEVRERFVCDSAFEQITLESERIRLFREFLQVLETECQHLHSKGRKHGRKGKKHHRKRSHSPSVSWRGSESGDEELPPPSLRPPKRRRRNPSESGSEPSSSLDSVESGGAALGGRGSPSSRLLLGSGRKRREGRRTGLRLPQTDHGLRKAKKPKKKTKKRRHKSNSPESETDPEEKAAKESDEKEPEQDKDRDLRRAELPNRSPAFGIKKEKTGWDTSESELSEGELERRRRTLLQQLDDHQ; from the exons ATG ATGCCTCCTCCAGGAATCCCCCCACCTTTTCCTCCAATGGGGCTCCCTCCCATGAGTCAGAGACCACCAGCCATCCCCCCCATGCCACCTGGCCTCATGCCCCCAATGCTCCCACCGATGGGGGCACCACCACCACTCACACAG ATACCAGGAATGGTACCTCCCATGATGCCAGGAATGCTGATGCCAGCAGTGCCTGTCACCGCAGCG ACGGCTCCGGGTGCGGACACCGCCAGCT CTGCTGTGGCTGGGACAGGCCCTCCG aGGGCCCTGTGGAGTGAGCATGTAGCCCCTGACGGGCGCATCTACTACTACAACGCTGACGACAAGCAGTCCGTGTGGGAGAAGCCCAGCGTGCTCAAGTCCAAGGCAGAG CTCCTGCTGTCCCAGTGTCCCTGGAAAGAGTACAAGTCGGACACAGGCAAACCTTACTACTACAACAATCAGAGTAAGGAGTCCCGCTGGACCCGGCCCAAGGACCTGGATGACCTGGAGG CTCTAGTCAAACAAGAGGCTGCAGG GaaacagcagcagccacaggcacTACAGCCACAGCCTCCTCAGCCTCAGCCCGATCCCCCACCTGTGCCGCCAGGCCCCACCCTGCTGCCCACAGGCCTCCTAGAACCTGAGCCAGGTGGGAGTGAAGATTGCGCTGTGTCAGAGGCTGCCCAGCCCCTGGAACAGGGGTTCCTGCAGCAGCCAGAGGAGGGCCCCAGCAG TTCTGCTGGACAGCATCAGCCACCGCAGCAAGAGGAAGAAGAATCAAAACCGGAGCCGGAGAGGTCTGGCCTCAGTTGGAGCAACCGGGAGAAGGCAAAGCAGGCCTTCAAGGAGCTGCTGAGGGACAAG GCTGTCCCCTCCAATGCTTCGTGGGAACAGGCCATGAAGATGGTGGTCACTGACCCCCGTTACAG TGCCTTGCCCAAACTGAGTGAGAAAAAGCAGGCATTCAATGCCTACAAAGCGCAgcgggagaaggaggagaaggaagaggcccGGCTAAGAGCCAAGGAGGCCAAGCAGACCTTGCAGCATTTCCTGGAGCAGCATGAACGCATGACCTCCACTACCCGCTACCG GCGGGCAGAACAGACCTTTGGGGAGCTGGAGGTCTGGGCTGTGGTCCCTGAGAGGGATCGAAAAGAGGTTTATGATGATGTCCTCTTCTTCCTGGCCAAGAAGGAGAAG GAACAGGCCAAGCAGCTGCGGCGCCGCAACATCCAGGCCCTGAAGAGCATCCTAGATGGGATGAGTAGTGTCAACTTCCAAACAACATGGTCCCAGGCCCAGCAGTACCTCATGGATAACCCCAGCTTTGCTCAGGACCATCAGCTGCAGA ACATGGACAAGGAAGATGCGCTGATCTGCTTTGAGGAGCATATCCGAGctttggagagggaggaggaggaggagcgagAGCGAGCCCGACTTCGGGAGCGGCGCCAGCAGCGCAAGAACCGGGAAGCCTTCCAG ACCTTCCTGGATGAGCTGCACGAGACAGGGCAGCTGCACTCCATGTCCACCTGGATGGAGCTGTACCCAGCGGTCAGCACTGATATCCGCTTTGCCAACATGCTGGGCCAGCCGG gcTCCACCCCTCTGGACTTGTTCAAGTTCTATGTGGAAGAGTTGAAGGCACGATTCCATGATGAGAAGAAGATCATAAAGGACATCCTTAAG GACCGGGGCTTCTGCGTGGAGGTGAACACAGCCTTCGAGGACTTCGCCCACGTCATAAGCTTTGACAAGAGGGCTGCTGCGCTGGATGCAGGCAACATCAAGCTGACTTTCAATAGT CTGCTGGAGAAAGCAGAGGCGCGCGAGAGAGAGCGGGAGAAGGAGGAGGCCCGGCGGCTGCGGCGCAGGGAAGCTGCCTTCCGAAGCATGCTGAGGCAGGCTGTGCCTGCTCTGGAGCTGGGCACGGCCTGGGAAGAG GTCCGTGAGCGCTTTGTGTGCGACTCAGCCTTTGAGCAGATCACCCTGGAGTCGGAGCGGATCCGGCTCTTTCGGGAGTTCCTGCAGGTACTGGAG ACGGAATGCCAGCACCTCCACAGCAAAGGCCGGAAACACGGCAGAAAGGGCAAGAAGCACCATCGCAAGCGTTCCCACTCGCCTTCAGTGAGTTGGCGG GGCTCTGAGTCAGGAGATGAGGAGCTGCCCCCACCCTCTCTCCGGCCCCCCAAGCGGAGGCGACGGAACCCCTCGGAGTCAGGCTCTGAGCCCTCTTCCTCACTTGATTCTGTTGAAAGTGGGGGTGCTGCCCTTGGAGGACGGGGTTCCCCCTCCTCTCGCCTTCTCCTCGGATCAG GCAGGAAgcggagagaaggaaggaggactgGACTGAGACTTCCTCAGACAG ATCATGGTCTTCGGAAAgccaagaaaccaaaaaagaaaactaagaagagAAGACACAAGTCG AATAGTCCTGAGAGCGAGACAGACCCTGAGGAGAAAGCTGCCAAGGAGAGTGATGAGAAAGAACCGGAACAGGATAAGGACAGGGACCTCCGGCGGGCAGAGCTCCCTAACCGCTCCCCAGCCTTTGGAATCAAGAAGGAGAAG ACGGGCTGGGACACGTCGGAAAGCGAGCTGAGTGAGGGTGAGCTGGAAAGACGGCGGCGGACGCTCTTGCAGCAGCTGGACGACCACCAGTGA
- the PRPF40B gene encoding pre-mRNA-processing factor 40 homolog B isoform X5: protein MSVPDSGPRPPAAPAPFPPGPPMMPPPFMPPPGIPPPFPPMGLPPMSQRPPAIPPMPPGLMPPMLPPMGAPPPLTQIPGMVPPMMPGMLMPAVPVTAATAPGADTASSAVAGTGPPRALWSEHVAPDGRIYYYNADDKQSVWEKPSVLKSKAELLLSQCPWKEYKSDTGKPYYYNNQSKESRWTRPKDLDDLEALVKQEAAGKQQQPQALQPQPPQPQPDPPPVPPGPTLLPTGLLEPEPGGSEDCAVSEAAQPLEQGFLQQPEEGPSSSAGQHQPPQQEEEESKPEPERSGLSWSNREKAKQAFKELLRDKAVPSNASWEQAMKMVVTDPRYSALPKLSEKKQAFNAYKAQREKEEKEEARLRAKEAKQTLQHFLEQHERMTSTTRYRRAEQTFGELEVWAVVPERDRKEVYDDVLFFLAKKEKEQAKQLRRRNIQALKSILDGMSSVNFQTTWSQAQQYLMDNPSFAQDHQLQNMDKEDALICFEEHIRALEREEEEERERARLRERRQQRKNREAFQTFLDELHETGQLHSMSTWMELYPAVSTDIRFANMLGQPGSTPLDLFKFYVEELKARFHDEKKIIKDILKDRGFCVEVNTAFEDFAHVISFDKRAAALDAGNIKLTFNSLLEKAEAREREREKEEARRLRRREAAFRSMLRQAVPALELGTAWEEVRERFVCDSAFEQITLESERIRLFREFLQVLETECQHLHSKGRKHGRKGKKHHRKRSHSPSGSESGDEELPPPSLRPPKRRRRNPSESGSEPSSSLDSVESGGAALGGRGSPSSRLLLGSDHGLRKAKKPKKKTKKRRHKSNSPESETDPEEKAAKESDEKEPEQDKDRDLRRAELPNRSPAFGIKKEKTGWDTSESELSEGELERRRRTLLQQLDDHQ, encoded by the exons ATG TCGGTTCCCGATTCTGGTCCCCGGCCCCCAGCAGCGCCTGCCCCCTTCCCACCGGGGCCCCCCATGATGCCACCACCCTTC ATGCCTCCTCCAGGAATCCCCCCACCTTTTCCTCCAATGGGGCTCCCTCCCATGAGTCAGAGACCACCAGCCATCCCCCCCATGCCACCTGGCCTCATGCCCCCAATGCTCCCACCGATGGGGGCACCACCACCACTCACACAG ATACCAGGAATGGTACCTCCCATGATGCCAGGAATGCTGATGCCAGCAGTGCCTGTCACCGCAGCG ACGGCTCCGGGTGCGGACACCGCCAGCT CTGCTGTGGCTGGGACAGGCCCTCCG aGGGCCCTGTGGAGTGAGCATGTAGCCCCTGACGGGCGCATCTACTACTACAACGCTGACGACAAGCAGTCCGTGTGGGAGAAGCCCAGCGTGCTCAAGTCCAAGGCAGAG CTCCTGCTGTCCCAGTGTCCCTGGAAAGAGTACAAGTCGGACACAGGCAAACCTTACTACTACAACAATCAGAGTAAGGAGTCCCGCTGGACCCGGCCCAAGGACCTGGATGACCTGGAGG CTCTAGTCAAACAAGAGGCTGCAGG GaaacagcagcagccacaggcacTACAGCCACAGCCTCCTCAGCCTCAGCCCGATCCCCCACCTGTGCCGCCAGGCCCCACCCTGCTGCCCACAGGCCTCCTAGAACCTGAGCCAGGTGGGAGTGAAGATTGCGCTGTGTCAGAGGCTGCCCAGCCCCTGGAACAGGGGTTCCTGCAGCAGCCAGAGGAGGGCCCCAGCAG TTCTGCTGGACAGCATCAGCCACCGCAGCAAGAGGAAGAAGAATCAAAACCGGAGCCGGAGAGGTCTGGCCTCAGTTGGAGCAACCGGGAGAAGGCAAAGCAGGCCTTCAAGGAGCTGCTGAGGGACAAG GCTGTCCCCTCCAATGCTTCGTGGGAACAGGCCATGAAGATGGTGGTCACTGACCCCCGTTACAG TGCCTTGCCCAAACTGAGTGAGAAAAAGCAGGCATTCAATGCCTACAAAGCGCAgcgggagaaggaggagaaggaagaggcccGGCTAAGAGCCAAGGAGGCCAAGCAGACCTTGCAGCATTTCCTGGAGCAGCATGAACGCATGACCTCCACTACCCGCTACCG GCGGGCAGAACAGACCTTTGGGGAGCTGGAGGTCTGGGCTGTGGTCCCTGAGAGGGATCGAAAAGAGGTTTATGATGATGTCCTCTTCTTCCTGGCCAAGAAGGAGAAG GAACAGGCCAAGCAGCTGCGGCGCCGCAACATCCAGGCCCTGAAGAGCATCCTAGATGGGATGAGTAGTGTCAACTTCCAAACAACATGGTCCCAGGCCCAGCAGTACCTCATGGATAACCCCAGCTTTGCTCAGGACCATCAGCTGCAGA ACATGGACAAGGAAGATGCGCTGATCTGCTTTGAGGAGCATATCCGAGctttggagagggaggaggaggaggagcgagAGCGAGCCCGACTTCGGGAGCGGCGCCAGCAGCGCAAGAACCGGGAAGCCTTCCAG ACCTTCCTGGATGAGCTGCACGAGACAGGGCAGCTGCACTCCATGTCCACCTGGATGGAGCTGTACCCAGCGGTCAGCACTGATATCCGCTTTGCCAACATGCTGGGCCAGCCGG gcTCCACCCCTCTGGACTTGTTCAAGTTCTATGTGGAAGAGTTGAAGGCACGATTCCATGATGAGAAGAAGATCATAAAGGACATCCTTAAG GACCGGGGCTTCTGCGTGGAGGTGAACACAGCCTTCGAGGACTTCGCCCACGTCATAAGCTTTGACAAGAGGGCTGCTGCGCTGGATGCAGGCAACATCAAGCTGACTTTCAATAGT CTGCTGGAGAAAGCAGAGGCGCGCGAGAGAGAGCGGGAGAAGGAGGAGGCCCGGCGGCTGCGGCGCAGGGAAGCTGCCTTCCGAAGCATGCTGAGGCAGGCTGTGCCTGCTCTGGAGCTGGGCACGGCCTGGGAAGAG GTCCGTGAGCGCTTTGTGTGCGACTCAGCCTTTGAGCAGATCACCCTGGAGTCGGAGCGGATCCGGCTCTTTCGGGAGTTCCTGCAGGTACTGGAG ACGGAATGCCAGCACCTCCACAGCAAAGGCCGGAAACACGGCAGAAAGGGCAAGAAGCACCATCGCAAGCGTTCCCACTCGCCTTCA GGCTCTGAGTCAGGAGATGAGGAGCTGCCCCCACCCTCTCTCCGGCCCCCCAAGCGGAGGCGACGGAACCCCTCGGAGTCAGGCTCTGAGCCCTCTTCCTCACTTGATTCTGTTGAAAGTGGGGGTGCTGCCCTTGGAGGACGGGGTTCCCCCTCCTCTCGCCTTCTCCTCGGATCAG ATCATGGTCTTCGGAAAgccaagaaaccaaaaaagaaaactaagaagagAAGACACAAGTCG AATAGTCCTGAGAGCGAGACAGACCCTGAGGAGAAAGCTGCCAAGGAGAGTGATGAGAAAGAACCGGAACAGGATAAGGACAGGGACCTCCGGCGGGCAGAGCTCCCTAACCGCTCCCCAGCCTTTGGAATCAAGAAGGAGAAG ACGGGCTGGGACACGTCGGAAAGCGAGCTGAGTGAGGGTGAGCTGGAAAGACGGCGGCGGACGCTCTTGCAGCAGCTGGACGACCACCAGTGA
- the PRPF40B gene encoding pre-mRNA-processing factor 40 homolog B isoform X8, with protein sequence MPPPGIPPPFPPMGLPPMSQRPPAIPPMPPGLMPPMLPPMGAPPPLTQIPGMVPPMMPGMLMPAVPVTAATAPGADTASSAVAGTGPPRALWSEHVAPDGRIYYYNADDKQSVWEKPSVLKSKAELLLSQCPWKEYKSDTGKPYYYNNQSKESRWTRPKDLDDLEALVKQEAAGKQQQPQALQPQPPQPQPDPPPVPPGPTLLPTGLLEPEPGGSEDCAVSEAAQPLEQGFLQQPEEGPSSSAGQHQPPQQEEEESKPEPERSGLSWSNREKAKQAFKELLRDKAVPSNASWEQAMKMVVTDPRYSALPKLSEKKQAFNAYKAQREKEEKEEARLRAKEAKQTLQHFLEQHERMTSTTRYRRAEQTFGELEVWAVVPERDRKEVYDDVLFFLAKKEKEQAKQLRRRNIQALKSILDGMSSVNFQTTWSQAQQYLMDNPSFAQDHQLQNMDKEDALICFEEHIRALEREEEEERERARLRERRQQRKNREAFQTFLDELHETGQLHSMSTWMELYPAVSTDIRFANMLGQPGSTPLDLFKFYVEELKARFHDEKKIIKDILKDRGFCVEVNTAFEDFAHVISFDKRAAALDAGNIKLTFNSLLEKAEAREREREKEEARRLRRREAAFRSMLRQAVPALELGTAWEEVRERFVCDSAFEQITLESERIRLFREFLQVLETECQHLHSKGRKHGRKGKKHHRKRSHSPSVSWRGSESGDEELPPPSLRPPKRRRRNPSESGSEPSSSLDSVESGGAALGGRGSPSSRLLLGSGRKRREGRRTGLRLPQTDHGLRKAKKPKKKTKKRRHKSNSPESETDPEEKAAKESDEKEPEQDKDRDLRRAELPNRSPAFGIKKEKTGWDTSESELSEGELERRRRTLLQQLDDHQ encoded by the exons ATGCCTCCTCCAGGAATCCCCCCACCTTTTCCTCCAATGGGGCTCCCTCCCATGAGTCAGAGACCACCAGCCATCCCCCCCATGCCACCTGGCCTCATGCCCCCAATGCTCCCACCGATGGGGGCACCACCACCACTCACACAG ATACCAGGAATGGTACCTCCCATGATGCCAGGAATGCTGATGCCAGCAGTGCCTGTCACCGCAGCG ACGGCTCCGGGTGCGGACACCGCCAGCT CTGCTGTGGCTGGGACAGGCCCTCCG aGGGCCCTGTGGAGTGAGCATGTAGCCCCTGACGGGCGCATCTACTACTACAACGCTGACGACAAGCAGTCCGTGTGGGAGAAGCCCAGCGTGCTCAAGTCCAAGGCAGAG CTCCTGCTGTCCCAGTGTCCCTGGAAAGAGTACAAGTCGGACACAGGCAAACCTTACTACTACAACAATCAGAGTAAGGAGTCCCGCTGGACCCGGCCCAAGGACCTGGATGACCTGGAGG CTCTAGTCAAACAAGAGGCTGCAGG GaaacagcagcagccacaggcacTACAGCCACAGCCTCCTCAGCCTCAGCCCGATCCCCCACCTGTGCCGCCAGGCCCCACCCTGCTGCCCACAGGCCTCCTAGAACCTGAGCCAGGTGGGAGTGAAGATTGCGCTGTGTCAGAGGCTGCCCAGCCCCTGGAACAGGGGTTCCTGCAGCAGCCAGAGGAGGGCCCCAGCAG TTCTGCTGGACAGCATCAGCCACCGCAGCAAGAGGAAGAAGAATCAAAACCGGAGCCGGAGAGGTCTGGCCTCAGTTGGAGCAACCGGGAGAAGGCAAAGCAGGCCTTCAAGGAGCTGCTGAGGGACAAG GCTGTCCCCTCCAATGCTTCGTGGGAACAGGCCATGAAGATGGTGGTCACTGACCCCCGTTACAG TGCCTTGCCCAAACTGAGTGAGAAAAAGCAGGCATTCAATGCCTACAAAGCGCAgcgggagaaggaggagaaggaagaggcccGGCTAAGAGCCAAGGAGGCCAAGCAGACCTTGCAGCATTTCCTGGAGCAGCATGAACGCATGACCTCCACTACCCGCTACCG GCGGGCAGAACAGACCTTTGGGGAGCTGGAGGTCTGGGCTGTGGTCCCTGAGAGGGATCGAAAAGAGGTTTATGATGATGTCCTCTTCTTCCTGGCCAAGAAGGAGAAG GAACAGGCCAAGCAGCTGCGGCGCCGCAACATCCAGGCCCTGAAGAGCATCCTAGATGGGATGAGTAGTGTCAACTTCCAAACAACATGGTCCCAGGCCCAGCAGTACCTCATGGATAACCCCAGCTTTGCTCAGGACCATCAGCTGCAGA ACATGGACAAGGAAGATGCGCTGATCTGCTTTGAGGAGCATATCCGAGctttggagagggaggaggaggaggagcgagAGCGAGCCCGACTTCGGGAGCGGCGCCAGCAGCGCAAGAACCGGGAAGCCTTCCAG ACCTTCCTGGATGAGCTGCACGAGACAGGGCAGCTGCACTCCATGTCCACCTGGATGGAGCTGTACCCAGCGGTCAGCACTGATATCCGCTTTGCCAACATGCTGGGCCAGCCGG gcTCCACCCCTCTGGACTTGTTCAAGTTCTATGTGGAAGAGTTGAAGGCACGATTCCATGATGAGAAGAAGATCATAAAGGACATCCTTAAG GACCGGGGCTTCTGCGTGGAGGTGAACACAGCCTTCGAGGACTTCGCCCACGTCATAAGCTTTGACAAGAGGGCTGCTGCGCTGGATGCAGGCAACATCAAGCTGACTTTCAATAGT CTGCTGGAGAAAGCAGAGGCGCGCGAGAGAGAGCGGGAGAAGGAGGAGGCCCGGCGGCTGCGGCGCAGGGAAGCTGCCTTCCGAAGCATGCTGAGGCAGGCTGTGCCTGCTCTGGAGCTGGGCACGGCCTGGGAAGAG GTCCGTGAGCGCTTTGTGTGCGACTCAGCCTTTGAGCAGATCACCCTGGAGTCGGAGCGGATCCGGCTCTTTCGGGAGTTCCTGCAGGTACTGGAG ACGGAATGCCAGCACCTCCACAGCAAAGGCCGGAAACACGGCAGAAAGGGCAAGAAGCACCATCGCAAGCGTTCCCACTCGCCTTCAGTGAGTTGGCGG GGCTCTGAGTCAGGAGATGAGGAGCTGCCCCCACCCTCTCTCCGGCCCCCCAAGCGGAGGCGACGGAACCCCTCGGAGTCAGGCTCTGAGCCCTCTTCCTCACTTGATTCTGTTGAAAGTGGGGGTGCTGCCCTTGGAGGACGGGGTTCCCCCTCCTCTCGCCTTCTCCTCGGATCAG GCAGGAAgcggagagaaggaaggaggactgGACTGAGACTTCCTCAGACAG ATCATGGTCTTCGGAAAgccaagaaaccaaaaaagaaaactaagaagagAAGACACAAGTCG AATAGTCCTGAGAGCGAGACAGACCCTGAGGAGAAAGCTGCCAAGGAGAGTGATGAGAAAGAACCGGAACAGGATAAGGACAGGGACCTCCGGCGGGCAGAGCTCCCTAACCGCTCCCCAGCCTTTGGAATCAAGAAGGAGAAG ACGGGCTGGGACACGTCGGAAAGCGAGCTGAGTGAGGGTGAGCTGGAAAGACGGCGGCGGACGCTCTTGCAGCAGCTGGACGACCACCAGTGA
- the PRPF40B gene encoding pre-mRNA-processing factor 40 homolog B isoform X4, whose translation MSVPDSGPRPPAAPAPFPPGPPMMPPPFMPPPGIPPPFPPMGLPPMSQRPPAIPPMPPGLMPPMLPPMGAPPPLTQIPGMVPPMMPGMLMPAVPVTAATAPGADTASSAVAGTGPPRALWSEHVAPDGRIYYYNADDKQSVWEKPSVLKSKAELLLSQCPWKEYKSDTGKPYYYNNQSKESRWTRPKDLDDLEALVKQEAAGKQQQPQALQPQPPQPQPDPPPVPPGPTLLPTGLLEPEPGGSEDCAVSEAAQPLEQGFLQQPEEGPSSSAGQHQPPQQEEEESKPEPERSGLSWSNREKAKQAFKELLRDKAVPSNASWEQAMKMVVTDPRYSALPKLSEKKQAFNAYKAQREKEEKEEARLRAKEAKQTLQHFLEQHERMTSTTRYRRAEQTFGELEVWAVVPERDRKEVYDDVLFFLAKKEKEQAKQLRRRNIQALKSILDGMSSVNFQTTWSQAQQYLMDNPSFAQDHQLQNMDKEDALICFEEHIRALEREEEEERERARLRERRQQRKNREAFQTFLDELHETGQLHSMSTWMELYPAVSTDIRFANMLGQPGSTPLDLFKFYVEELKARFHDEKKIIKDILKDRGFCVEVNTAFEDFAHVISFDKRAAALDAGNIKLTFNSLLEKAEAREREREKEEARRLRRREAAFRSMLRQAVPALELGTAWEEVRERFVCDSAFEQITLESERIRLFREFLQVLETECQHLHSKGRKHGRKGKKHHRKRSHSPSVSWRGSESGDEELPPPSLRPPKRRRRNPSESGSEPSSSLDSVESGGAALGGRGSPSSRLLLGSDHGLRKAKKPKKKTKKRRHKSNSPESETDPEEKAAKESDEKEPEQDKDRDLRRAELPNRSPAFGIKKEKTGWDTSESELSEGELERRRRTLLQQLDDHQ comes from the exons ATG TCGGTTCCCGATTCTGGTCCCCGGCCCCCAGCAGCGCCTGCCCCCTTCCCACCGGGGCCCCCCATGATGCCACCACCCTTC ATGCCTCCTCCAGGAATCCCCCCACCTTTTCCTCCAATGGGGCTCCCTCCCATGAGTCAGAGACCACCAGCCATCCCCCCCATGCCACCTGGCCTCATGCCCCCAATGCTCCCACCGATGGGGGCACCACCACCACTCACACAG ATACCAGGAATGGTACCTCCCATGATGCCAGGAATGCTGATGCCAGCAGTGCCTGTCACCGCAGCG ACGGCTCCGGGTGCGGACACCGCCAGCT CTGCTGTGGCTGGGACAGGCCCTCCG aGGGCCCTGTGGAGTGAGCATGTAGCCCCTGACGGGCGCATCTACTACTACAACGCTGACGACAAGCAGTCCGTGTGGGAGAAGCCCAGCGTGCTCAAGTCCAAGGCAGAG CTCCTGCTGTCCCAGTGTCCCTGGAAAGAGTACAAGTCGGACACAGGCAAACCTTACTACTACAACAATCAGAGTAAGGAGTCCCGCTGGACCCGGCCCAAGGACCTGGATGACCTGGAGG CTCTAGTCAAACAAGAGGCTGCAGG GaaacagcagcagccacaggcacTACAGCCACAGCCTCCTCAGCCTCAGCCCGATCCCCCACCTGTGCCGCCAGGCCCCACCCTGCTGCCCACAGGCCTCCTAGAACCTGAGCCAGGTGGGAGTGAAGATTGCGCTGTGTCAGAGGCTGCCCAGCCCCTGGAACAGGGGTTCCTGCAGCAGCCAGAGGAGGGCCCCAGCAG TTCTGCTGGACAGCATCAGCCACCGCAGCAAGAGGAAGAAGAATCAAAACCGGAGCCGGAGAGGTCTGGCCTCAGTTGGAGCAACCGGGAGAAGGCAAAGCAGGCCTTCAAGGAGCTGCTGAGGGACAAG GCTGTCCCCTCCAATGCTTCGTGGGAACAGGCCATGAAGATGGTGGTCACTGACCCCCGTTACAG TGCCTTGCCCAAACTGAGTGAGAAAAAGCAGGCATTCAATGCCTACAAAGCGCAgcgggagaaggaggagaaggaagaggcccGGCTAAGAGCCAAGGAGGCCAAGCAGACCTTGCAGCATTTCCTGGAGCAGCATGAACGCATGACCTCCACTACCCGCTACCG GCGGGCAGAACAGACCTTTGGGGAGCTGGAGGTCTGGGCTGTGGTCCCTGAGAGGGATCGAAAAGAGGTTTATGATGATGTCCTCTTCTTCCTGGCCAAGAAGGAGAAG GAACAGGCCAAGCAGCTGCGGCGCCGCAACATCCAGGCCCTGAAGAGCATCCTAGATGGGATGAGTAGTGTCAACTTCCAAACAACATGGTCCCAGGCCCAGCAGTACCTCATGGATAACCCCAGCTTTGCTCAGGACCATCAGCTGCAGA ACATGGACAAGGAAGATGCGCTGATCTGCTTTGAGGAGCATATCCGAGctttggagagggaggaggaggaggagcgagAGCGAGCCCGACTTCGGGAGCGGCGCCAGCAGCGCAAGAACCGGGAAGCCTTCCAG ACCTTCCTGGATGAGCTGCACGAGACAGGGCAGCTGCACTCCATGTCCACCTGGATGGAGCTGTACCCAGCGGTCAGCACTGATATCCGCTTTGCCAACATGCTGGGCCAGCCGG gcTCCACCCCTCTGGACTTGTTCAAGTTCTATGTGGAAGAGTTGAAGGCACGATTCCATGATGAGAAGAAGATCATAAAGGACATCCTTAAG GACCGGGGCTTCTGCGTGGAGGTGAACACAGCCTTCGAGGACTTCGCCCACGTCATAAGCTTTGACAAGAGGGCTGCTGCGCTGGATGCAGGCAACATCAAGCTGACTTTCAATAGT CTGCTGGAGAAAGCAGAGGCGCGCGAGAGAGAGCGGGAGAAGGAGGAGGCCCGGCGGCTGCGGCGCAGGGAAGCTGCCTTCCGAAGCATGCTGAGGCAGGCTGTGCCTGCTCTGGAGCTGGGCACGGCCTGGGAAGAG GTCCGTGAGCGCTTTGTGTGCGACTCAGCCTTTGAGCAGATCACCCTGGAGTCGGAGCGGATCCGGCTCTTTCGGGAGTTCCTGCAGGTACTGGAG ACGGAATGCCAGCACCTCCACAGCAAAGGCCGGAAACACGGCAGAAAGGGCAAGAAGCACCATCGCAAGCGTTCCCACTCGCCTTCAGTGAGTTGGCGG GGCTCTGAGTCAGGAGATGAGGAGCTGCCCCCACCCTCTCTCCGGCCCCCCAAGCGGAGGCGACGGAACCCCTCGGAGTCAGGCTCTGAGCCCTCTTCCTCACTTGATTCTGTTGAAAGTGGGGGTGCTGCCCTTGGAGGACGGGGTTCCCCCTCCTCTCGCCTTCTCCTCGGATCAG ATCATGGTCTTCGGAAAgccaagaaaccaaaaaagaaaactaagaagagAAGACACAAGTCG AATAGTCCTGAGAGCGAGACAGACCCTGAGGAGAAAGCTGCCAAGGAGAGTGATGAGAAAGAACCGGAACAGGATAAGGACAGGGACCTCCGGCGGGCAGAGCTCCCTAACCGCTCCCCAGCCTTTGGAATCAAGAAGGAGAAG ACGGGCTGGGACACGTCGGAAAGCGAGCTGAGTGAGGGTGAGCTGGAAAGACGGCGGCGGACGCTCTTGCAGCAGCTGGACGACCACCAGTGA